From a single Stomoxys calcitrans chromosome 4, idStoCalc2.1, whole genome shotgun sequence genomic region:
- the LOC106086468 gene encoding uncharacterized protein LOC106086468, producing MMTLKATETIPNMTTSNKKLKIGLDNRFTASNVDSLSVIREVKKYKVMYDTEHEKYHDQHYRATVWEQICENLYPEYHEYNVTLRAHIVALVRRRWKSVRNYIAQEAKLMVTTDYCRKRESTQWEEMQFILPYIKTPYCEQFATELGLKRSDGTDSNSTKAEIINEPNNTESDASLPLQTRIKIKNERFLINEFVKQEEPYEIIDDDDDDPDYQAAEDYEDAYFNSAKTNDSCTDKSSLESMNWTKENSSRRPSIDPQTNGETFQSTTPSLLTPKTLDHNHKHMPAVNADDADNEAPSAKRPCHETQTMSTGTNTNETGNSLDMQRKLLELLINIEHRQLQSNQTDNSHDVDRMFLLSLVSDFKQIPVHKKISVKAKIATIIAEALG from the exons atgatGACTCTTAAGGCAACAGAAACCATTCCCAATATGACCACtagcaataaaaaattaaaaataggcCTCGACAATCGTTTTACAGCCAGCAATGTTGATTCTCTATCCGTTATACGTGAAGTTAAGAAATACAAAGTTATGTACGATACGGAACATGAGAAGTACCATGACCAACATTACCGAGCCACTGTATGGGAGCAGATATGTGAAAACCTATATCCTGAATATCATGAATATAATGTGACATTACGGGCTCACATAG TTGCATTAGTGCGTCGTCGCTGGAAATCCGTACGCAATTATATAGCCCAGGAGGCTAAGCTAATGGTAACCACAGACTATTGTCGCAAAAGGGAAAGCACACAGTGGGAAGAGATGCAATTTATACTGCCATATATAAAAACTCCATATTGTGAACA GTTCGCCACAGAATTGGGCTTAAAACGCTCAGATGGCACGGACTCTAATTCGACAAAGGCCGAAATCATAAACGAGCCAAACAACACTGAAAGCGATGCCAGTCTGCCATTGCAAACACgtatcaaaatcaaaaatgaacgATTTCTTATAAATGAATTTGTCAAACAAGAAGAACCATATGAAAtcattgatgatgatgatgacgatccAGATTATCAGGCTGCTGAAGATTATGAAGATGCATATTTTAATTCAGCCAAAACAAATGATTCCTGCACAGACAAATCATCATTGGAATCAATGAACTGGACCAAAGAAAATTCTTCAAGACGTCCTTCCATAGATCCACAAACCAATGGAGAAACATTTCAGTCAACAACTCCTTCGCTACTAACTCCAAAAACATTAGATCACAATCATAAGCATATGCCGGCCGTTAATGCAGATGATGCGGATAATGAGGCACCATCTGCAAAACGACCCTGTCATGAGACCCAAACTATGTCCACTGGTACAAATACAAATGAGACTGGCAATTCTTTGGATATGCAACGTAAACTTTTAGAGTTACTAATAAACATTGAACACCGACAATTACAATCAAATCAAACAGATAATTCGCATGACGTGGATCGCATGTTTTTGCTGTCTTTGGTATCCGATTTCAAACAAATACCTGTCCATAAGAAAATATCTGTTAAGGCGAAAATTGCAACAATTATTGCTGAGGCTTTAGGTTAA
- the LOC106086464 gene encoding LIRP-like, translated as MKFSQFKISSRVLNSTASTLLVIGFIVIISLPTPAHTQPVTLHARNVPHQRYCSLSLFEAIKVICNGRYNSLSNNYPESFGNQNRASLLKRLVPDDDVIYRPSFGGPVHECCRRPCGYSELQQYCAD; from the exons ATGAAGTTTTCCCAATTCAAAATCTCATCACGTGTGTTAAACTCTACGGCGAGCACACTCTTAGTCATAGGCTTTATTGTGATAATATCCCTACCAACACCTGCCCACACACAACCTGTTACACTGCATGCGCGAAATGTACCGCACCAGCGTTACTGTAGTTTATCGTTATTTGAGGCCATCAAGGTGATATGTAACGGACGTTACAATTCTCTCTCAAATAATTATC CCGAAAGTTTTGGCAATCAAAATCGTGCCAGTCTTTTGAAACGTTTGGTACCGGATGACGATGTCATATACCGACCCTCATTTGGTGGCCCAGTACATGAATGCTGTCGCCGTCCCTGTGGCTATTCAGAACTGCAGCAATATTGTGCGGATTAA